A region from the Kineothrix sp. IPX-CK genome encodes:
- the purF gene encoding amidophosphoribosyltransferase produces the protein MEEPDKLKEECGVFGMYDFAGGDVSSAIYYGLLALQHRGQESCGIAVSDTKGPKGKVLSAKEMGLVNESFTPETLEKLKGDIGVGHVRYSTAGSSTRENAQPLVLNYVKGTLGLAHNGNLINAPELRHELEYTGAIFQTTIDSEVIAYHIARERLNTDTVEAAVGRAMQKIKGAYSLVIMSPRKLIGARDPFGFRPLCIGKRDDAYVLASETCALDTIGAQYIRDVLPGEVVTISPEKGIESDTSMCAGEKEHARCVFEYIYFARPDSYIDGVSVYNSRILAGKFLAMDSPVDADLVVGVPESGNCAALGYSLQSGIPYGQAFVKNSYVGRTFIKPKQKNRESSVQVKLNALKEAVSGKRVIMIDDSIVRGTTSDRIVRMLRDAGAKEVHMRVSSPPFLWPCYFGTDVPAREQLIAYSRSIEDISEVIGADSLAYLKEERLEEMVSGLGICKGCFTGTYPLVPPTEDIRGDYDR, from the coding sequence ATGGAGGAGCCGGACAAGCTAAAGGAAGAATGCGGCGTATTCGGTATGTATGATTTTGCAGGAGGAGACGTGTCGTCTGCCATTTATTACGGGCTTTTGGCGCTCCAGCACAGAGGACAGGAGAGCTGCGGTATTGCGGTCAGCGATACCAAGGGACCCAAAGGCAAGGTGTTGAGTGCAAAAGAAATGGGACTGGTAAACGAATCCTTCACTCCTGAAACGCTGGAAAAGCTAAAAGGCGATATCGGCGTAGGGCACGTACGTTATTCCACAGCGGGAAGCAGCACGAGAGAGAATGCACAGCCGTTAGTGCTTAACTATGTGAAGGGAACCTTAGGCTTAGCCCATAACGGCAACCTGATCAATGCGCCCGAGCTTCGGCATGAACTGGAGTATACCGGCGCTATTTTCCAGACCACCATCGATTCGGAGGTCATCGCCTACCATATTGCCAGAGAACGCTTGAACACGGACACGGTAGAAGCCGCCGTAGGGCGGGCTATGCAGAAAATCAAAGGAGCTTATTCTCTGGTGATCATGTCGCCGAGAAAGCTTATCGGGGCGAGAGACCCCTTTGGCTTTCGGCCTCTTTGCATCGGAAAGAGAGACGACGCTTATGTACTGGCTTCCGAGACGTGTGCGCTGGATACGATAGGAGCACAGTACATCCGCGATGTGCTTCCGGGAGAAGTTGTCACGATTTCCCCTGAAAAAGGTATCGAGTCCGATACCAGCATGTGCGCAGGGGAAAAAGAGCATGCCAGATGCGTCTTCGAATATATTTATTTCGCAAGGCCGGACAGTTACATTGACGGAGTCAGCGTATACAATTCCAGAATACTGGCGGGCAAATTCCTCGCTATGGATTCTCCGGTAGACGCAGACCTTGTGGTAGGGGTGCCGGAGTCAGGGAACTGTGCTGCTTTGGGGTATTCCCTGCAATCGGGTATCCCTTACGGACAGGCATTCGTTAAGAATTCCTACGTCGGCCGTACGTTTATTAAGCCTAAGCAGAAAAACCGGGAAAGCAGTGTGCAGGTTAAGCTGAACGCTTTGAAGGAAGCGGTTTCCGGAAAGCGGGTCATCATGATTGATGATTCCATTGTCCGTGGAACGACCTCCGACCGGATCGTGCGCATGCTAAGGGATGCAGGAGCGAAAGAGGTGCATATGCGGGTGAGCTCGCCGCCCTTTTTATGGCCCTGCTACTTTGGAACGGATGTACCGGCCAGAGAGCAGTTGATTGCTTATAGCCGCTCCATAGAAGATATCAGTGAAGTGATAGGTGCGGATTCGCTGGCATA
- the purC gene encoding phosphoribosylaminoimidazolesuccinocarboxamide synthase, translating to MKKLEQLYEGKAKKVFATNDPDIVIVDYKDDATAFNGEKKGTIVGKGVINNKMTNHVFKLLEKEGVPTHFVEELSDRETAVKKVEIVPLEVIIRNVAAGSFSKRLGVPEGTPFKEPTIEFSYKNDDLGDPLINSYFAVVLDLATWEEIEIIEKYAFKVNEVLKAYFLQADIKLIDFKIEFGRYHGEILLADETSPDTCRLWDVHTGEKLDKDRFRRDMGNVEEAYNEVFKRLGL from the coding sequence ATGAAGAAATTGGAACAGCTTTACGAAGGAAAAGCAAAAAAGGTGTTTGCAACAAACGATCCGGATATCGTAATCGTGGATTATAAGGACGATGCCACAGCTTTTAACGGCGAGAAAAAGGGAACGATTGTAGGAAAAGGCGTTATTAACAACAAGATGACGAACCATGTTTTCAAGCTTTTGGAAAAGGAAGGCGTACCGACTCATTTCGTAGAAGAACTGAGCGATAGGGAAACGGCGGTAAAAAAAGTAGAAATCGTTCCGCTTGAAGTGATTATCCGTAATGTGGCAGCAGGAAGCTTTTCCAAGAGACTGGGCGTTCCGGAGGGAACTCCGTTCAAAGAGCCGACCATCGAATTCAGCTATAAGAACGATGACCTCGGAGATCCGCTGATCAACAGCTATTTTGCGGTTGTTTTGGATCTGGCTACATGGGAGGAAATCGAAATTATCGAAAAATACGCGTTTAAGGTAAACGAAGTGCTGAAAGCATATTTCCTTCAGGCAGATATTAAGTTGATAGATTTTAAAATAGAATTCGGCCGTTATCATGGAGAAATCCTTCTGGCCGATGAAACATCGCCGGATACATGCAGGCTTTGGGACGTTCACACAGGCGAAAAGCTGGACAAGGACCGTTTCCGCAGGGATATGGGGAATGTAGAGGAAGCATACAACGAAGTATTCAAACGTTTGGGGTTATAA
- a CDS encoding amino acid ABC transporter ATP-binding protein: protein MNLLEINHMKKGFDGTGVLEDISLSVKEGEVVSIIGPSGSGKSTLLRCATMLEKMDGGELKYMGEAAAWEENGRCVYAGKQKLKEIHKHFGLVFQSFNLFPHYSVMKNITDAPISVDKISRKEAEERALKLLKQLGLEDKKDAYPYQLSGGQQQRVSIARALALQPKILFFDEPTSALDPELTGEVLRVIKELAKEHMTMIIVTHEMQFAKELSDRIIFMEQGLIQQEGTPEEIFTAPNERVREFIGKFTA from the coding sequence ATGAATCTGCTTGAAATCAATCATATGAAAAAAGGATTTGATGGTACGGGGGTGCTAGAAGATATTTCTTTGTCGGTAAAGGAAGGGGAAGTGGTGTCTATTATCGGCCCTTCAGGCTCGGGGAAATCCACTTTGCTTCGCTGTGCGACTATGCTGGAGAAGATGGACGGCGGGGAACTGAAATATATGGGCGAAGCAGCCGCATGGGAGGAAAACGGAAGATGCGTATACGCTGGGAAGCAAAAGCTTAAGGAGATACATAAGCATTTCGGCTTGGTATTCCAGAGCTTCAATCTCTTTCCTCATTACAGCGTAATGAAGAATATTACGGATGCGCCCATAAGTGTGGACAAGATTTCCAGGAAGGAAGCGGAGGAACGGGCGCTTAAGCTATTGAAACAGCTTGGGCTTGAAGACAAAAAAGATGCGTATCCCTATCAGCTTTCCGGAGGGCAGCAGCAGAGGGTTTCCATTGCCCGCGCATTGGCGCTGCAGCCTAAGATCCTGTTTTTCGATGAGCCAACCTCGGCGCTAGACCCGGAGCTTACCGGGGAGGTACTAAGGGTCATTAAGGAGCTGGCGAAGGAGCATATGACGATGATCATCGTGACTCATGAGATGCAGTTTGCCAAAGAGCTGTCGGACCGCATTATCTTCATGGAGCAGGGGTTGATACAGCAGGAGGGAACTCCGGAGGAAATCTTTACCGCCCCCAATGAGCGCGTTAGGGAATTTATAGGAAAATTTACTGCATAA
- a CDS encoding amino acid ABC transporter permease, whose product MSLATIVSQLFKGMGITVEIFFLTLLFSLPLGLVLSFGRMSKNGVLKSVSKFYISVMRGTPLMLQLIVVYFAPFYVFGLKISSGYRFMAVIIAFVLNYAAYFAEIYRSGIESMPIGQYEAAKVLGYTKAQTFFRIILPQVMKRILPPVTNETITLVKDTSLAFVLAETEMFTIAKQIAAKETSIMPLMAAGLFYYLFNLIVASFMEYLEKKLNYYR is encoded by the coding sequence ATGAGCTTGGCAACAATCGTGTCACAACTTTTTAAGGGAATGGGAATAACGGTAGAAATCTTTTTTCTGACGCTGTTATTTTCTTTGCCGTTAGGGCTTGTCCTTTCTTTTGGAAGGATGTCCAAAAACGGAGTATTGAAAAGCGTCAGTAAATTTTACATATCAGTTATGCGAGGCACTCCTTTGATGTTACAATTGATTGTTGTATATTTCGCACCCTTTTATGTGTTCGGGCTGAAAATATCCTCCGGCTACCGATTTATGGCGGTGATCATTGCTTTCGTACTGAACTATGCGGCTTATTTTGCGGAAATCTATCGCTCCGGTATCGAGTCCATGCCGATAGGGCAATACGAAGCGGCGAAGGTATTGGGCTATACGAAAGCCCAGACGTTTTTTAGAATTATACTGCCTCAGGTAATGAAGCGGATATTGCCGCCGGTTACCAATGAAACGATTACGCTTGTGAAGGATACGTCTCTTGCGTTCGTGCTTGCGGAAACGGAGATGTTTACCATTGCGAAGCAGATCGCGGCCAAGGAGACGAGCATCATGCCTTTGATGGCAGCGGGACTTTTCTATTATTTGTTCAATTTAATTGTTGCCAGCTTCATGGAGTATTTGGAGAAGAAGCTGAACTATTACAGATAG
- a CDS encoding amino acid ABC transporter substrate-binding protein, whose product MKKAIALLSAAIMAAGVLTACGGSDSEKTFTVGFDAEFPPYGYMDENGEYIGFDLDLAKEVCERNGWTFVAQPIDWDSKDMELSSGSIDCIWNGFTIQGREDAYTWSVPYVDNSQVFVVAADSGITSQADLAGKVVGVQKDSSALAALTGDASGLAATFAELQQYGDYNVAFMDLEQNAIDALAIDIGVANYQISSRGDSFVILDEQLASEQYGVGFKLGNEELRDKVQKTLLEMADDGTFMEIAEKYSDFGLTESICIGK is encoded by the coding sequence ATGAAAAAGGCGATTGCACTATTAAGCGCGGCGATTATGGCTGCGGGCGTGCTTACGGCATGCGGCGGAAGCGATTCGGAAAAAACTTTTACTGTAGGATTCGATGCGGAATTCCCCCCTTACGGTTATATGGATGAGAATGGTGAATACATAGGCTTTGATTTGGACCTTGCAAAAGAGGTATGTGAGCGCAACGGCTGGACCTTCGTAGCGCAGCCCATCGACTGGGATTCCAAGGATATGGAATTATCCTCCGGTTCCATCGACTGTATTTGGAACGGATTTACGATTCAGGGACGGGAAGATGCTTATACATGGTCGGTACCTTATGTTGATAACAGCCAGGTGTTCGTAGTGGCTGCAGACTCCGGTATTACTTCTCAGGCTGACCTTGCCGGAAAAGTAGTGGGAGTACAGAAGGATTCCTCAGCCCTTGCAGCGCTGACGGGAGATGCTTCCGGCCTGGCGGCTACCTTTGCGGAGCTTCAGCAGTACGGTGACTACAACGTAGCCTTTATGGATCTGGAGCAGAATGCGATAGACGCCCTTGCCATCGATATCGGCGTAGCGAATTATCAGATCAGCTCCCGGGGCGATAGCTTTGTAATTCTCGATGAGCAGCTGGCTTCCGAGCAGTACGGAGTCGGATTTAAGCTGGGTAATGAGGAGCTTAGGGATAAGGTGCAGAAAACCTTGTTAGAAATGGCCGACGACGGAACTTTTATGGAAATTGCGGAAAAATACTCTGATTTCGGTTTGACGGAGAGTATTTGCATAGGAAAGTAA
- a CDS encoding DUF5716 family protein — MMLLEKTEGILKKNSRRIAIGYDLCDSYAQISYCFPDSKEPETLAVVTGTEQFNIPLVLCKKNGVNQWFYGREALKFAGEGEGVLVKDLLSLAREGEPVEIDGDSFDSVALLTLFIKRSMSALGMIAPPEYLEGIMFTADDLDKRMVDVFSRVAANLHLKTDKIFFQSHVESFYYYTVYQPEELWTYEVLLCDYDNRRMKVYALNSNRKTTPVVMYIDIEQYEQMRRREPEALTEMEETEKHLLDMQFLDIVKEKCKDRIISCAYLIGDGYKEDWASESLKYLCMGRRVFMGNNLYGKGACYGIREKLGWSEAGKNYAFLGLDKLKANIGMKVLRKGLDSYFAVMDAGVNWFEAGKEYDVILEDGSDISIILTPLNGKEAREIHMTLEGIPERPKRTTRLRIAMEMTSENQVNIRVKDMGFGELFPSSGGEWVKTFDMV, encoded by the coding sequence ATGATGCTTTTGGAGAAAACAGAAGGAATTCTTAAAAAGAACAGCAGAAGAATAGCTATCGGATATGACCTGTGTGATTCCTATGCGCAAATCAGCTATTGCTTCCCGGACTCGAAGGAGCCTGAGACGCTTGCTGTGGTAACAGGAACGGAGCAATTCAATATCCCCTTGGTGCTTTGCAAGAAAAACGGGGTAAACCAATGGTTCTACGGCAGAGAAGCTCTTAAATTCGCCGGTGAGGGCGAGGGCGTATTGGTAAAGGACCTTCTAAGTCTTGCAAGAGAAGGGGAGCCGGTGGAAATCGATGGGGACAGCTTTGATTCGGTTGCCCTTCTCACCTTATTCATTAAGCGGAGCATGTCCGCTTTAGGGATGATAGCGCCGCCGGAATATTTAGAGGGAATCATGTTTACCGCAGATGATCTGGATAAGCGGATGGTGGACGTGTTTTCCAGGGTAGCTGCGAATCTGCATTTGAAAACGGACAAGATCTTTTTTCAGAGCCATGTGGAAAGTTTCTATTATTATACTGTTTATCAGCCAGAGGAGCTGTGGACTTACGAGGTGCTGCTGTGCGACTATGACAACCGGCGGATGAAAGTATATGCCCTTAACAGCAACAGGAAGACTACGCCGGTGGTGATGTACATCGACATCGAGCAGTATGAGCAGATGAGGCGCAGGGAGCCGGAAGCCTTAACTGAGATGGAGGAAACGGAAAAGCACCTGTTAGATATGCAGTTTCTCGACATTGTGAAGGAAAAGTGCAAGGATAGGATCATATCCTGTGCCTATCTGATCGGAGACGGCTACAAAGAGGATTGGGCATCGGAATCGCTCAAATATCTTTGTATGGGCAGGCGTGTGTTCATGGGAAACAACCTCTACGGCAAGGGGGCCTGCTACGGGATAAGGGAGAAGCTGGGATGGAGTGAGGCGGGGAAGAATTATGCCTTTCTCGGTTTGGATAAGCTTAAGGCAAACATTGGGATGAAAGTGCTGCGAAAGGGGCTGGATTCCTATTTCGCGGTTATGGATGCCGGAGTCAACTGGTTTGAAGCGGGGAAAGAATATGATGTGATATTGGAGGATGGCAGCGACATATCCATTATTCTCACCCCCCTTAACGGTAAGGAAGCACGAGAGATTCACATGACGCTGGAGGGGATTCCGGAGAGGCCTAAGCGGACGACAAGACTTCGCATTGCGATGGAGATGACTTCGGAGAATCAAGTGAACATAAGGGTGAAGGATATGGGATTCGGAGAGCTTTTTCCTTCTTCCGGCGGAGAATGGGTGAAGACATTCGACATGGTGTAA